The window CTTGGTGCGCGATCAGTGTGAAGGTGTCAGCCGTAGGCCCACCTTCCAGGATGCGGGTAGCCAAGTGGTCGTCACCGTGACCGGAATCTCCTGCCCAAAAGGCATGAATACGAGCTTCTTCGAGCAGACCAAACATGGCTGCGTTGTTCACATGCCCGTAGGCATCCAGGTCAGACCAACGGATACTGGTGGGAATGTGTAAACGCATAATCAGTCCTAGTCGCGAGTGAGTTTGCGGTAGGTGCTGCTGTGTGGCTTCGCCGCATCAGCACCGAGGCGCTCGATCTTGTTGGCTTCGTAGGACTCGAAGTTACCCTCGAACCAGTGCCAGTAGCTGGGGTTCTCATCAGTACCTTCGTAGGCAAGGATGTGCGTCGCAATACGGTCAAGGAACCACCGGTCGTGTGTGATGACCACAGCACAACCGGGGAACTCGAGCAGGGCATTCTCGAGGCTTCCGAGAGTTTCCACGTCCAAGTCGTTGGTGGGCTCATCGAGCAGGAGAAGGTTTCCACCCTGTTTGAGAGTCAGTGCCAAGTTCAGGCGGTTACGTTCACCACCGGAGAGCACACCAGCCTTCTTCTGCTGGTCTGGACCTTTGAAACCAAAGGTGGAGACATAAGCACGGCTAGGGATTTCCACGTTTCCAACCTGGATGAAGTCCAGACCGTCCGAAACAACTTCCCAGAGGTTGAGGTTGGGGTCGATGCCGCCACGGCTCTGGTCAACATAGGAAATCTTCACGGTTTCACCGATTTTGACTTCACCACCGTCTGCTTCTTCCAGACCCACAATGGTCTTGAAAAGGGTCGACTTACCGGCACCATTAGGGCCGATAATGCCGACGATACCGTTGCGAGGCAGCGAGAAGGACAAGCCGTCGATCAGAGTGCGATCTCCAAAGCCCTTTTTGAGGTTTTTTACTTCGAGAACTACTGCACCCAGTCGTGGTCCTGCAGGAATAACAATTTCTTCGAAGTCGAGCTTGCGGGTCTTTTCAGCCTCCGCAGCCATCTCTTCATAGCGAGCCAAACGGGCCTTGGACTTAGCTTGGCGACCCTTCGCGTTGGAGCGAACCCAGTCGAGCTCTTCCGAGAGACGACGAGCAAGCTTGGCGTCCTTCTTACCCTGAACCTCAAGACGCTCACGCTTCTTCTCGAGGTAGGTGGAGTAGTTACCTTCGTAGGGGTAGAGGTGTCCGCGGTCTACTTCCGCGATCCACTCAGCAACGTGGTCGAGGAAGTAACGGTCGTGTGTTACGGCAAGAACGGCACCGGGGTACTTAGCCAAGTGCTGCTCGAGCCAGAGCACAGACTCGGCATCGAGGTGGTTAGTGGGCTCATCGAGCAGGAGCAGGTCAGGCTTCTGCAGCAGGAGCTTGCAGAGTGCAACACGACGCTTCTCACCACCGGAGAGCTTGTCCACGGGCCAGTCACCGGGTGGGCAGCGCAGAGCATCCATCGCCTGAGCGAGCTGAGAGTCGAGGTCCCAGCCGTTGGCAGCGTCGATGTCTTCCTGGAGGGTTCCCATCTCGGCGAGAAGAGTGTCAAAGTCTGCGTCAGGCTCACCCATGGCGGCAGAGATTTCGTTGAAGCGGTTGATCTTGCCCATGATCTCACCCACGCCGTCTTGGACGTTCTCGAGAACGGTCTTGTTCTCATCGAGTTCGGGTTCTTGCATGAGGATGCCGACTGAATAGCCAGGGCTCAGCTTGGCTTCACCGTTCGAGGGGGTGTCGAGACCTGCCATGATCTTCAAAATGGTGGACTTACCAGCACCGTTGGGTCCTACGACACCAATCTTGGCCCCGGGGAAGAACGACATTGTGACGTCATCGAGAATGAGCTTGTCGCCCACTGCCTTGCGGGCACGAACCATGGAATAAATGAACTCAGCCATGGCTCAATTCTAGGTGTTAGCCCAGGCTCTGAACTTCCGTTCCGAGCAGACAACCGCCTGTTGCCAAAACAGGAAGCACCCGGGAGATGACTTTGGGGGCAACAGGTCCAAACTGGCCAATCACACACTGGCCACCAAATTGGACGGCAACTTCCGATGTGTCAGCAGCAAGGCCTGCTGCTGTGCGCGAAAACGTGAACTGCACGGTCGCAGGATCGAACCCT of the Aurantimicrobium photophilum genome contains:
- the ettA gene encoding energy-dependent translational throttle protein EttA → MAEFIYSMVRARKAVGDKLILDDVTMSFFPGAKIGVVGPNGAGKSTILKIMAGLDTPSNGEAKLSPGYSVGILMQEPELDENKTVLENVQDGVGEIMGKINRFNEISAAMGEPDADFDTLLAEMGTLQEDIDAANGWDLDSQLAQAMDALRCPPGDWPVDKLSGGEKRRVALCKLLLQKPDLLLLDEPTNHLDAESVLWLEQHLAKYPGAVLAVTHDRYFLDHVAEWIAEVDRGHLYPYEGNYSTYLEKKRERLEVQGKKDAKLARRLSEELDWVRSNAKGRQAKSKARLARYEEMAAEAEKTRKLDFEEIVIPAGPRLGAVVLEVKNLKKGFGDRTLIDGLSFSLPRNGIVGIIGPNGAGKSTLFKTIVGLEEADGGEVKIGETVKISYVDQSRGGIDPNLNLWEVVSDGLDFIQVGNVEIPSRAYVSTFGFKGPDQQKKAGVLSGGERNRLNLALTLKQGGNLLLLDEPTNDLDVETLGSLENALLEFPGCAVVITHDRWFLDRIATHILAYEGTDENPSYWHWFEGNFESYEANKIERLGADAAKPHSSTYRKLTRD